AAAGATTCTCAAATATTCCTTTGGATATTGGATACATATCGGATCATCCGAATCTATTGAACATTGGTTACTTACCAGAAATCTATACTCATCCTTCTCTTTCCAAGTGGGACTGCAACAACGTTGATCTATATAATAAATCATGGATTTGGCATCGGCAAATAGAATCCATGAAGCTGTATTACGCTCTCTGTAACGTTGAATTCCCTTGAAAAGTCTAGCTTTACGTCTCTCAATCTCCTCTTCATCCTGGCTTTCTGGGGGCACATTCTCAAGTGTATGCATGGAAGGATATGGATCAAATAGATGATAGTATTCATCTTTATAAATGGCATATGCACAATTGGCAGTGTGTAGAATAAAATGCTTTCTCATTTTGGGGATCCTATCAATCTGCTGTGCCAAATCACCCAACAAACCTATGGGTTCAAATATCTTTACCCATAAATCAAAAGTATACTCATCTACAGCAACATTTTTCATGATTCTATCGGAGGTTGATTGGAAGTGCTCAATTGTATCGCTTAGAAGCATAGCTGAATTGATGACTTGATCAACGCGTTGGTTAGTCCATTGATTATGAGGCCTTAGGATAGCATAGAGTATGGCCAAAGTACTGGCAAAGTAACAAGttttaatttcattcaaatgACATTCATCACGACCTTCCAAGGCCTTGGATCCTTGAATCTTATACAAATAATCCTTCTCACGCAGTCTATAGCCATAGAGTAAGGGACGGGGAGCTGGACATGGCTGAGGAGATGATTTCGTCTTAGCACCACTCCTATGTTTAGGTGGTACTAAAGTATTTTGATCGGCCACAACAGTTCCATCGGATTCGTAATCCTCATTTTCAGAAATCTCAGTGATAACAACATCTGATTGCTCGGTTTCCCCTCTTGAAGCAGGCCATCTTGGAGGTTTGGATTTTCTCGATTTTTTCGCTTCTTCAAAATCATTTAAACGTTCAGCTTCCCTTGCTAgttcattttccaaaaattccaatttggattttttattatCCTCAAGCTTACGACGCTCTCTTAAGGCCTCCTCGTATATACGTTGTTCCATATCGATTGGTAATTCTCTGTAGCGTTCTAAATTCCCGGTAGTTACATCATACACCTTCAAGGGTATCACTACAAAGTTGGTGATATCACAACCCTGGGGATTACAACCGAATTCAATGCGTCTTATCAGTGAATCCAACTCGGAGAAGCGTAAAAGGCAGGCAGGACCTCTACGGCAATGCCGATAGCCCACAGGATTTACAGGGAATCCCACAAACATATAGAGAAAATTATAACGTTTGAATATGGCACAACTGAAACGTTGACAAATAATCAGGAAACGATTATACTCCACCAAGAGCTCCAGCAAAGTTTGCCTTAGAGACTTCTGGAGGTCAGACTTTACGATTTTCTGCAAGCTTAAGTTGTATGTACGTTGACCTAACCCTAGCGTGGGAAGATTACTAGACAAGACAGCTCCCAAAGCATATTGATAAAGTTGGAAATCTTCTCCAAAGCCTTCAGCAGAGTTAACAGCATAATCAATAAGTGAACTATTCCAAGTGGACACCTTATAGAGGGATGTTAGGCAAGCTGTTACTAGGGCCGATAGAAGGCCTCTCACCTTAGCCTGATCCTCATCTAGATGAGGTAAAATTTTCGCCCCAAATACAATCCATGAGGCATCGGGAAGACTTTGGAAATTACTGGCTATGGCTAATTCTTGCTCTAGAGTAAGCATAGGAATTTCTTCATCTGGTTCTGTGGCAAAGGCTAGATTAACATTATCTGGATCTTGATCATGTTGGACCAGATATTTcaattgttccaaatattctCTATCCGAACGAAGAAGAACTTGCTCAGCACTCTTGTATAATTTTGGCCTAGCTACAATTGGTTCGGGCAATAGGCTAATAATATCTCCCACAATATTGTCCACTACATCGGCTACAATATCCACGGTGCTGAAGAAACTCAAACGTTCATGATCCTGCAAAGATTCTATACTACAAACTTTCTTTAAGGGTTTTCCCTCgattttggttttcttagaTTTAAAGGTTTTTTTAGCTTCAGTCTTGTCTTCGAGTTCATCGGGTTTATCTCCTCCAGCGTTGCCATCTTTTTCATTGTTTTGTGACATATAGGTCTCCGGACTCAGCTTTAAATTGGCATATCTCAATTTACGTTGCTTGCCATCCATAAGGGGTTTAATACAACCCACTTTGATTGCATGTATAAAGACTTTGCCTCCTTGACGTATTGCGAAGGCCTTCTCAAAGAGCACTCTTAGTAATGAATCCAATCGCGTATGTATTTGCAAGAGAGCAACTCCCTTGGATAAATAATCCTCTGGATCTAAAACTTGACCGACTTTACCACGACGAAATGGATCATACAGATACCAGAGTTCTTGATCTTTCCATATGCCCATCACAGAGTTGTCAATTTGCACTAGAGCCCCATCCCATCCATCATGGAACAATGAATTTAAGCCACAACTTAATAGGGaatcattgaattttttacaacgCTCCGTAAGGGTGCCATTATAGAAGTAGGACTTCCTCTCCATGGAGGCCTTATAGAATCCCAATACATATTTGTCGGGCAAATCATTTATCCCCAAATGTTGATTATCTTTCAGCTTTAATTTtcttctcaaactttttgtgtaAGCTGTTCCCAAACGTATCAAATCATCAATGGTAGCTGGTCTCCAAGATTTCGGCATTTCTATGAAAGAATAGAGAATAGCCATTACCGAGATCAACATTGAGGCATTGGGAATAGCTGGAGAGCTGGGTTGTATTAGGCCATTATTACATCCTGGTATTACAGCATAACTCTCATTGACCACTGTCcataatttatggaaattcttcGGGGAAGACTTTGCTGATGATCCCCCCAATGCCACCAAAGGCTTTCCGAAATTGATTAAAGATATTTCATACAATTGAAATTCATCATTGATATTCGTTTCACTAATATTCACTATCAAATGAACCAAATGTTCCACACAATTGGTAGAAATATGTGAACATTTGCCATTTAGAAAATCTCTCTGACATTGCTTTCCTCTACCATTTGGATCGAATACATCGAAGATATTGCGACATCTCTTCCAGATTagcaaatacaaatttttcgaGCACAATACGCAGGCATTGTATTTGCCAAAGTACAGCGTCAGGGCCTT
This is a stretch of genomic DNA from Haematobia irritans isolate KBUSLIRL chromosome 4, ASM5000362v1, whole genome shotgun sequence. It encodes these proteins:
- the LOC142234273 gene encoding uncharacterized protein LOC142234273; the protein is MYKKFVPLNVSQSPTKNPYEVRTYMGEPLKSQYPEWRYENCGHQRECTASPVERGQKSRVMTLEDEIRKIHQKTQANIFAKRCRNKCKEADTFLSCTVPQRSPQQLKHHAVLREKYLKLHHDMGEYVHDMKGIYSYHSNLVKLNSPPGGSEEEDQDDGAECRLQLASPECSMEMIYVPTQRILEVQQPKTGIYINESQPPKFDPNNGISYGTTYNPRVMQEKFNAQNLKKIDVIKGPGTQDLWTWNLGLQKRESELNRRFMDATVAKFDCDDIELTTYTIPQDLEKTFNARVVFGTRALMLEPEPKNKPLFKRPKEIACLYVAFVESFRLNADFWESETLDNILKMGEKLMAKSHKMNYQSSQNDFDILPQIVERQAEIAMKIHFAGPLKNEPNIYKALTLYFGKYNACVLCSKNLYLLIWKRCRNIFDVFDPNGRGKQCQRDFLNGKCSHISTNCVEHLVHLIVNISETNINDEFQLYEISLINFGKPLVALGGSSAKSSPKNFHKLWTVVNESYAVIPGCNNGLIQPSSPAIPNASMLISVMAILYSFIEMPKSWRPATIDDLIRLGTAYTKSLRRKLKLKDNQHLGINDLPDKYVLGFYKASMERKSYFYNGTLTERCKKFNDSLLSCGLNSLFHDGWDGALVQIDNSVMGIWKDQELWYLYDPFRRGKVGQVLDPEDYLSKGVALLQIHTRLDSLLRVLFEKAFAIRQGGKVFIHAIKVGCIKPLMDGKQRKLRYANLKLSPETYMSQNNEKDGNAGGDKPDELEDKTEAKKTFKSKKTKIEGKPLKKVCSIESLQDHERLSFFSTVDIVADVVDNIVGDIISLLPEPIVARPKLYKSAEQVLLRSDREYLEQLKYLVQHDQDPDNVNLAFATEPDEEIPMLTLEQELAIASNFQSLPDASWIVFGAKILPHLDEDQAKVRGLLSALVTACLTSLYKVSTWNSSLIDYAVNSAEGFGEDFQLYQYALGAVLSSNLPTLGLGQRTYNLSLQKIVKSDLQKSLRQTLLELLVEYNRFLIICQRFSCAIFKRYNFLYMFVGFPVNPVGYRHCRRGPACLLRFSELDSLIRRIEFGCNPQGCDITNFVVIPLKVYDVTTGNLERYRELPIDMEQRIYEEALRERRKLEDNKKSKLEFLENELAREAERLNDFEEAKKSRKSKPPRWPASRGETEQSDVVITEISENEDYESDGTVVADQNTLVPPKHRSGAKTKSSPQPCPAPRPLLYGYRLREKDYLYKIQGSKALEGRDECHLNEIKTCYFASTLAILYAILRPHNQWTNQRVDQVINSAMLLSDTIEHFQSTSDRIMKNVAVDEYTFDLWVKIFEPIGLLGDLAQQIDRIPKMRKHFILHTANCAYAIYKDEYYHLFDPYPSMHTLENVPPESQDEEEIERRKARLFKGIQRYRERNTASWILFADAKSMIYYIDQRCCSPTWKEKDEYRFLVVDIISYKKSPLSANVLQLLTGGEGTCNVPGEEEAGICAHNESIAWLEHCLPVWSRLNRKNTAGHYRGLSVSKFKKFDVEIENRLWSLWGNVHPQASVFAESGRGKQYLACCIMALCAIRLYRLVDWSSQLLDSIVINGDTYHHESVKDIQVADYEMTAEDLQVQCFLDNIQFGIHLEAVCYGTLYCRPKFNRMNLAQALMYFFSNNRYGILQCSKKCLAFGYVPGHDGGYFMFDCQSRDHPLFPKGQGAAYVLRTKFLQILLYCMVVTLNVPYYNVQFTLHKVETWSDNASLDGSQSERVSVQSK